A window of Desulfovibrio desulfuricans DSM 642 contains these coding sequences:
- the fabF gene encoding beta-ketoacyl-ACP synthase II yields MTRPRVVITGIGGVTPLANDIESTWKKLLAGESGIAPITLFDASAYDSRIAGEVKNFVAEDYMPMKQARRMDRFTQFAVASAKMLLEDSKYEITDANAYDTGVILGVGLGGLHTIETYHAKLLESGPHKISPFMIPMLISNMGPGQISIFTGAKGSNIVTTTACASAIHALGTAYSEMVLGRATAVISGGVEATVTPLGVAGFTALKALSTQFNDEPARASRPFDANRDGFVIGEGAGLLLLETLESAQARGAKIYAEMVGYGASGDAYHMTAPRDDGEGMARAMQNALREAGIDASAIGHINAHATSTMLNDSTETKAIKTVFGTYAKKVKISATKSMTGHLLGAAGGIESVFTALALHDEMLPGTINLENPDPACDLDYMADGSKHIACEYAMCNSFGFGGTNASVIFKKWQQ; encoded by the coding sequence ATGACCCGTCCCCGCGTAGTAATCACCGGCATAGGCGGCGTTACGCCCCTCGCCAATGATATTGAGAGCACCTGGAAAAAACTGCTCGCAGGCGAGTCGGGCATCGCGCCCATCACGCTTTTTGACGCCTCCGCCTACGATTCCCGCATTGCCGGTGAAGTGAAAAACTTTGTCGCCGAAGACTACATGCCCATGAAGCAGGCTCGGCGCATGGATCGCTTCACCCAGTTTGCAGTGGCCTCTGCCAAGATGCTGCTTGAAGACTCCAAGTACGAAATCACCGATGCCAACGCCTACGATACGGGCGTGATCCTCGGCGTCGGCCTGGGCGGTCTGCACACCATCGAAACCTACCACGCCAAGCTGCTGGAATCCGGCCCCCACAAAATTTCGCCCTTCATGATCCCCATGCTGATTTCCAACATGGGGCCGGGACAGATTTCCATCTTCACCGGCGCCAAGGGCTCGAACATCGTCACCACCACGGCCTGCGCCTCTGCCATCCACGCTCTTGGCACCGCCTACAGCGAAATGGTTCTGGGCCGCGCGACCGCAGTTATTTCCGGCGGTGTTGAAGCTACTGTTACGCCTCTTGGCGTGGCCGGATTTACGGCCCTCAAGGCCCTTTCCACGCAGTTCAACGATGAACCTGCCCGCGCATCCCGCCCCTTTGACGCAAACCGCGATGGCTTTGTCATCGGCGAAGGCGCTGGCCTGCTGCTGCTGGAAACGCTGGAATCCGCGCAGGCGCGCGGCGCTAAAATTTATGCGGAAATGGTTGGTTACGGCGCGTCTGGCGATGCCTACCACATGACCGCCCCCCGTGACGACGGCGAAGGCATGGCCCGCGCCATGCAGAACGCCCTGCGCGAAGCTGGCATTGACGCTTCGGCCATTGGGCACATCAATGCCCACGCCACGTCCACCATGCTGAACGACAGCACGGAAACCAAGGCCATCAAGACCGTTTTTGGCACGTATGCCAAGAAGGTCAAGATTTCGGCCACCAAATCCATGACCGGGCACCTGCTCGGCGCGGCTGGCGGTATTGAATCCGTCTTCACGGCCCTTGCCCTGCATGACGAAATGCTGCCCGGCACCATTAACCTTGAAAACCCCGATCCCGCATGTGATCTCGATTACATGGCCGACGGCTCCAAGCACATCGCCTGCGAATACGCCATGTGCAATTCCTTCGGCTTCGGCGGCACCAACGCCAGCGTGATCTTCAAGAAGTGGCAACAGTAG
- the acpP gene encoding acyl carrier protein, with amino-acid sequence MSDVTEKVTKIIIDQLGVTAEEVKPAASFVEDLGADSLDLTELIMAMEEEFDIEIADDDAQKILKVQDAISYIENKQ; translated from the coding sequence ATGTCTGACGTTACTGAAAAAGTTACAAAAATCATCATCGACCAGCTCGGCGTGACCGCTGAAGAAGTGAAGCCCGCTGCTTCCTTTGTGGAAGACCTCGGCGCCGACTCCCTTGACCTTACCGAACTGATCATGGCCATGGAAGAAGAATTCGACATCGAAATCGCCGATGACGACGCCCAGAAGATCCTGAAAGTACAGGATGCCATCAGCTACATCGAAAACAAGCAATAA
- the fabG gene encoding 3-oxoacyl-[acyl-carrier-protein] reductase, producing MSTAQSSPAAGLPTALVTGGSRGIGRAIAQTLARDGFQVFLTYVSKPEEAEKVAADICAAGGKAQAFALDVSNSEAVATFFATQIKDKVDLAVLVNNAGITKDCVLIRMKDEDFDRVIAVNLRGAFVCTREAAKIMSKSRKGRIVNISSVVGQMGNAGQANYASAKAALLGLTKSCAKELAARQITVNAVTPGFIETDMTATLSADVRASYTDSIPLRRMGSAEDVAEAVAFLASDKAAYITGQVLGVNGGMYC from the coding sequence ATGAGCACAGCGCAATCCTCCCCTGCAGCCGGACTGCCGACAGCCCTGGTTACCGGCGGTTCGCGCGGCATTGGTCGGGCCATTGCCCAAACCCTTGCCCGTGACGGCTTTCAGGTATTTCTCACCTACGTCAGCAAACCCGAAGAGGCGGAAAAAGTCGCTGCCGACATCTGCGCCGCTGGCGGCAAGGCCCAGGCCTTTGCACTTGATGTCAGCAACAGCGAGGCTGTGGCCACTTTTTTCGCAACCCAGATCAAGGACAAGGTTGATCTTGCGGTGCTGGTGAACAATGCCGGCATTACCAAAGACTGCGTTCTTATACGCATGAAGGACGAAGACTTTGACCGCGTTATTGCCGTCAACCTTCGCGGCGCGTTCGTCTGTACGCGCGAAGCCGCAAAAATCATGAGCAAGTCCCGCAAGGGACGCATCGTTAATATTTCTTCCGTGGTGGGGCAGATGGGCAACGCGGGGCAGGCCAACTACGCTTCGGCCAAAGCCGCCCTCCTGGGGCTTACCAAGTCCTGCGCCAAAGAACTGGCCGCCCGCCAGATTACGGTCAACGCCGTAACGCCGGGTTTTATCGAAACGGACATGACCGCGACACTCAGTGCCGATGTACGGGCGAGCTACACAGATAGCATCCCGCTCAGACGCATGGGCAGCGCCGAAGATGTGGCAGAGGCCGTGGCTTTTCTTGCCTCGGACAAGGCGGCCTACATCACCGGGCAGGTGCTGGGAGTGAACGGCGGCATGTACTGCTAG
- a CDS encoding beta-ketoacyl-ACP synthase III codes for MNPLCHLLALSAYVPDTVLTNSDLAKVVDTNDEWIVTRTGIKQRHRLGDAENASDLGLKAARKALVEAGMDAGELTHIVGATCTPDVLSPSVSCIIAGQLGAGKVMAFDISAACSGFLYGLSICRALLAQDPDAKILFVCTEALTRRVNWADRSTCVLFGDAATACIVSSASNNAMSCVEDVVCHSDGVQRDLIVVGGGTRCQYGLGQPVGEDFFITMQGRETYKHAVRNMVHVCEEVLARNGLSGADVDLLVPHQANMRIIEAVGSRLELTGDRVFTNVEKYGNTSSASIPLALTEARAQGRIRPGSRVLMTAFGAGLTWGAALLRF; via the coding sequence ATGAATCCACTCTGTCATCTGCTCGCCTTGAGCGCCTATGTGCCGGATACGGTGCTGACCAATAGCGATCTCGCCAAGGTGGTGGACACCAATGACGAATGGATTGTTACCCGCACCGGCATCAAACAGCGCCACAGGCTGGGCGATGCGGAAAACGCCTCGGATCTCGGCCTCAAGGCCGCCCGCAAGGCGCTTGTGGAAGCCGGGATGGACGCAGGAGAGCTCACCCATATAGTTGGCGCAACCTGCACCCCTGACGTGCTCTCTCCCTCTGTGTCCTGCATCATTGCCGGACAGCTGGGCGCGGGCAAGGTCATGGCCTTTGATATCAGCGCGGCCTGCTCGGGCTTTCTGTACGGGCTTTCCATCTGCCGCGCCCTGTTGGCGCAGGATCCTGACGCCAAAATTCTTTTTGTCTGCACAGAGGCGCTTACCCGCCGTGTAAACTGGGCAGACCGTTCCACGTGCGTGCTTTTTGGCGATGCGGCCACGGCCTGCATTGTGAGCAGCGCTTCCAACAACGCCATGTCTTGCGTTGAAGACGTGGTTTGCCACAGCGACGGCGTGCAGCGCGACCTTATTGTGGTCGGCGGCGGCACCCGCTGCCAGTACGGCCTTGGCCAACCTGTTGGTGAAGACTTTTTCATCACCATGCAGGGCCGCGAAACATACAAGCATGCCGTGCGCAACATGGTGCACGTGTGCGAGGAAGTGCTTGCGCGCAACGGCCTTTCGGGCGCCGATGTGGACCTGCTGGTGCCGCATCAGGCAAACATGCGCATTATTGAAGCCGTGGGCAGCCGCCTTGAATTGACAGGCGATCGCGTGTTCACCAATGTGGAAAAATACGGCAACACATCTTCCGCCTCCATTCCCCTGGCACTGACCGAAGCCCGTGCCCAAGGCCGCATCCGCCCCGGCAGCCGCGTTCTTATGACGGCTTTTGGAGCAGGCCTTACCTGGGGTGCCGCATTGTTACGCTTTTAA
- the plsX gene encoding phosphate acyltransferase PlsX, which produces MNERPIIAVDAMGGDFGPSVVVPGAIEAARLYDLHVQLVGDTPKLEAELEKLDLANVHFDIVQADDVVHMNEKPSDILRRKKNASIQVACRQVKDGAADAVVSAGHSGATVACGMFIMGRLPGVERPALATLLPTEKNPVVVLDVGANVDCRPYHLFQFGLMGDAFARDLLGYASPRVSILSIGEEEGKGNSQVKEAYDLLKMAQNLNFAGNAEGRDIFIGNIDVVVCDGFVGNVVVKMSEGLATSLVRMLKKVFTSGVLPAIGGMLAKGAFKRFARTIDYAEYGGAPLLGLQGLAIVCHGRSSAKAMTNAIKMSGTFVRKGTNSRLGETILANEELTRFSRAI; this is translated from the coding sequence ATGAACGAGCGCCCCATCATTGCCGTGGACGCCATGGGCGGGGATTTTGGCCCCTCTGTGGTTGTGCCGGGAGCTATAGAAGCTGCAAGGCTTTATGATCTGCATGTCCAGCTTGTGGGCGACACCCCCAAGCTGGAGGCCGAGCTCGAAAAGCTCGATCTTGCCAATGTGCATTTCGACATAGTTCAGGCCGATGATGTGGTGCATATGAACGAAAAGCCTTCGGACATTCTGCGCCGCAAGAAAAACGCGTCCATCCAGGTGGCCTGCCGTCAGGTCAAGGATGGCGCGGCGGATGCCGTTGTCAGCGCCGGACATTCCGGCGCTACGGTGGCTTGCGGCATGTTCATCATGGGGCGTTTGCCCGGAGTGGAGCGCCCTGCTCTTGCCACCCTGCTGCCCACGGAAAAAAATCCCGTGGTCGTGCTGGATGTGGGAGCAAACGTGGATTGCCGCCCTTATCATCTGTTCCAGTTTGGCCTCATGGGCGATGCGTTTGCCCGTGACCTTCTGGGCTATGCCTCCCCGCGTGTGAGCATCCTCAGTATTGGCGAAGAAGAGGGCAAGGGCAACAGTCAGGTCAAGGAAGCCTACGACCTACTTAAAATGGCCCAAAACCTCAACTTTGCGGGCAATGCAGAAGGGCGCGACATCTTTATTGGCAATATCGACGTGGTTGTCTGCGATGGTTTTGTCGGTAACGTGGTCGTTAAGATGAGCGAGGGGCTGGCCACTTCTCTGGTGCGCATGCTCAAGAAGGTATTTACGTCCGGCGTTTTGCCCGCCATTGGCGGCATGCTGGCCAAGGGCGCTTTCAAACGCTTTGCCCGCACCATTGACTATGCAGAATACGGCGGCGCTCCCCTGCTGGGCCTTCAGGGCCTGGCAATTGTCTGCCACGGACGCTCCAGCGCCAAGGCCATGACAAACGCCATCAAGATGAGTGGAACCTTTGTGCGCAAGGGAACCAACAGCCGCCTCGGTGAAACCATTCTTGCCAACGAGGAACTTACACGTTTCTCCCGCGCTATATAA
- the rpmF gene encoding 50S ribosomal protein L32: MAVQQNKKSRSRKGMRRSHDRVAVPAVIYCSCGEPTVPHSVCPNCGTYKGRQVIAKSENE; encoded by the coding sequence ATGGCCGTTCAGCAAAACAAGAAATCCCGTTCCCGCAAGGGCATGCGCCGCTCCCATGATCGCGTGGCCGTGCCTGCCGTTATCTACTGCTCCTGCGGCGAACCAACCGTTCCGCACAGCGTGTGCCCTAACTGCGGTACCTACAAAGGCCGCCAGGTGATCGCCAAAAGCGAAAACGAATAA
- a CDS encoding YceD family protein: MQNYRISLNDLSPEGKEFTLDDPAIWQEPMEEFHLECRVSKPLCARILVLPTDGGWLVRGTLEGEVVLPCSRCAEDSIVAIAARFEDFESLPGGSDDEDEEGNYAPLPDMDGVTEGRIVFERNAPMLDMAAICWEEFMLALPPTPLCRDNCKGLCAGCGVNLNEGMCACTEDEGDPRMSALRGLTLHKN, from the coding sequence ATGCAGAACTATCGCATTTCTCTCAATGACCTTTCCCCCGAGGGCAAGGAATTTACTCTGGACGACCCCGCCATCTGGCAGGAGCCCATGGAGGAATTCCACCTGGAGTGCCGCGTGAGCAAACCACTGTGCGCACGCATTCTGGTTTTGCCCACGGACGGCGGCTGGCTTGTGCGCGGCACGCTTGAGGGAGAAGTTGTTCTGCCTTGCAGCCGTTGCGCGGAAGATTCCATAGTGGCCATTGCCGCGCGCTTTGAAGATTTTGAGAGTCTTCCTGGCGGCAGCGATGATGAAGACGAAGAAGGAAATTACGCCCCCCTGCCCGATATGGATGGCGTGACCGAAGGCCGCATTGTGTTTGAACGCAACGCCCCCATGCTGGACATGGCCGCCATTTGCTGGGAAGAATTCATGCTGGCCTTACCCCCGACACCCCTTTGCCGGGATAACTGCAAAGGCCTGTGCGCCGGATGCGGGGTTAATCTTAATGAAGGCATGTGCGCCTGCACAGAAGATGAAGGCGACCCCCGCATGTCGGCATTGCGCGGCCTCACTCTGCACAAAAACTAG
- the bla gene encoding class A beta-lactamase — MHSRSRYSRRSVLAGLCALPVAMFGAAMGAPVFNCALAAASPDISAKDLPKMLAELEASSGGRLGVAASVSNGGNVLSYRGDERFPMCSTFKVLAAAAVLRDKPDILEQRIHFAKNDIQPWSPVSEKHLEDGMTVSELCAAMLQHSDNTAANLVLAQLGGPAGLTTIARSFGDTTFRLDRWEVELNTAIPGDARDTTTPIAMCRTLNGLLCGNQLKAPAQKQLTDWMLGCATGAGRIPAGAPQGWRPAHKSGSGENGTANDVGVLLPPGNPGQAAKARNGKNKPRTVALYLTGSRLTGSGNDKILAQATRLVCAAEGLATPLDNMY, encoded by the coding sequence ATGCATTCACGCTCCCGCTACTCCCGCCGCTCTGTTCTGGCTGGCCTTTGCGCCCTGCCGGTTGCCATGTTTGGAGCCGCGATGGGCGCGCCTGTCTTCAATTGCGCACTGGCCGCTGCCAGCCCCGACATCAGCGCAAAAGACCTGCCCAAAATGCTGGCCGAGCTTGAGGCGTCAAGCGGCGGCAGGCTTGGCGTGGCAGCCAGTGTCAGCAATGGCGGCAACGTATTGTCGTACCGAGGGGATGAACGCTTCCCCATGTGCAGCACCTTCAAAGTGCTGGCGGCGGCAGCTGTTCTGCGGGACAAACCGGATATTCTTGAACAGAGAATCCATTTTGCCAAAAACGACATCCAGCCCTGGTCGCCCGTTTCGGAAAAGCATCTGGAAGACGGCATGACTGTATCAGAGCTGTGCGCAGCCATGCTCCAGCACAGCGACAATACGGCTGCCAACCTTGTGCTTGCCCAGTTGGGCGGCCCTGCGGGCTTGACCACCATTGCCCGCAGCTTTGGCGACACTACGTTTCGCCTTGACCGCTGGGAAGTGGAGCTGAACACAGCCATTCCCGGCGATGCGCGCGATACCACAACGCCCATTGCCATGTGCCGCACCCTGAACGGCCTGCTTTGCGGCAATCAGCTGAAAGCGCCAGCCCAAAAACAGCTGACGGACTGGATGCTGGGCTGCGCAACCGGGGCCGGGCGCATCCCCGCTGGAGCGCCGCAGGGCTGGCGCCCGGCGCACAAAAGCGGCAGCGGAGAAAACGGCACCGCCAACGATGTGGGCGTACTGTTGCCGCCGGGCAATCCCGGGCAAGCAGCCAAGGCCCGCAATGGCAAAAACAAACCGCGGACTGTGGCCCTCTACCTCACGGGATCGCGCCTGACCGGATCGGGAAACGACAAAATCCTTGCCCAGGCAACTCGTCTGGTCTGCGCCGCAGAAGGGCTTGCGACGCCGCTTGACAATATGTATTGA
- a CDS encoding LysE family translocator translates to MLTPDAMMAFFAAALLLSIAPGPDNIFVLTQSALFGVGAGIITTLGLVTGLCVHTTAVALGVAAIFQTSALAFTLLKVAGAGYLLWLAWLSFRAGASTTDVTDGAASSTGSNFPGYMTLYRRGIVMNVTNPKVSLFFLAFLPQFCDPARGSVALQVLSLGGLFMLATIVVFWTVAALGGRLAVWFNRSKRGQVMMQRVAGCVFVGLASALMLSGR, encoded by the coding sequence ATGCTGACACCTGATGCAATGATGGCCTTTTTTGCCGCCGCTCTGCTGCTTAGCATTGCACCTGGGCCGGACAATATCTTTGTGCTCACCCAGTCTGCTCTTTTTGGTGTTGGCGCTGGCATAATCACCACGTTAGGGCTTGTTACGGGCCTGTGCGTTCACACTACGGCAGTAGCGCTGGGCGTTGCCGCCATTTTTCAGACCTCGGCCCTGGCCTTTACCCTGCTCAAAGTAGCGGGCGCGGGCTATCTGCTGTGGCTTGCCTGGCTCTCGTTTCGCGCCGGGGCATCCACAACAGATGTGACGGATGGAGCCGCCAGCAGCACTGGCAGCAACTTCCCCGGCTACATGACGCTCTATCGCCGGGGAATAGTGATGAACGTCACCAACCCCAAGGTTTCACTATTTTTTCTGGCCTTTCTGCCGCAATTCTGCGACCCCGCTCGCGGCAGCGTGGCCTTGCAGGTGTTGAGCCTCGGCGGCCTCTTCATGCTGGCTACCATCGTGGTTTTCTGGACTGTGGCCGCCCTTGGGGGCCGTCTGGCCGTATGGTTCAACCGTTCAAAGCGCGGGCAGGTCATGATGCAGCGCGTGGCGGGCTGCGTGTTTGTGGGGCTGGCTTCCGCCCTGATGCTCAGCGGGCGCTGA
- a CDS encoding GIY-YIG nuclease family protein, which yields MTDSPWLVYLLECADGTLYCGITTNMERRLGQHNGQVPGGARYTQGRRPVRLIASRACGCKGDALRLELAVKSRPRPQKLQFLLDGESVSC from the coding sequence ATGACTGACAGCCCTTGGCTCGTCTACCTGCTGGAGTGCGCTGACGGCACGCTGTATTGCGGCATCACCACAAATATGGAGCGCCGTCTGGGCCAGCACAATGGGCAGGTTCCAGGCGGGGCGCGCTACACGCAGGGGCGGCGGCCCGTACGGCTCATTGCCAGCCGGGCCTGCGGCTGCAAAGGTGACGCGTTACGGCTTGAACTGGCCGTCAAATCACGCCCGCGCCCCCAAAAACTACAATTTCTGCTTGATGGAGAGAGTGTTTCATGCTGA
- a CDS encoding tetratricopeptide repeat protein, whose product MKKIGSAILLAAALALGSGMGATVQAAPAKSAEQTLDEAWTAYNIGQYNRVVQMVQPLAGDGNPRAQVLLGRCYENGLGVAQDMETAAKWFRIAAEQNYAEAQVQLGYLYELGAGVPKNDTAVADLMSRAAAAGNAEAQFNLALYYSQGRYGFAKDQDQAFAWAKRSADLGFAQAQRYVGACYEFGVGVPVNPSEAAAWYSKAAAQGLEKEGNIFNTERVYTMP is encoded by the coding sequence ATGAAAAAAATAGGTTCTGCAATCCTTTTGGCCGCAGCGCTGGCCCTGGGTTCAGGAATGGGTGCTACAGTTCAGGCGGCTCCCGCCAAAAGCGCCGAGCAAACGCTGGATGAGGCTTGGACTGCGTACAATATCGGTCAATACAACAGGGTTGTGCAGATGGTGCAACCTCTGGCCGGCGATGGCAATCCGCGCGCTCAGGTGCTGCTGGGCCGCTGCTACGAAAACGGCCTTGGCGTGGCGCAGGATATGGAAACCGCTGCCAAGTGGTTTCGCATAGCTGCTGAGCAGAATTACGCCGAGGCGCAGGTGCAGTTGGGCTATCTGTATGAACTGGGCGCCGGGGTTCCCAAAAACGATACAGCCGTGGCCGATCTTATGAGCCGCGCCGCCGCTGCTGGCAATGCGGAAGCCCAGTTCAACCTTGCGCTTTATTACAGCCAGGGGCGGTATGGGTTTGCCAAAGATCAGGATCAGGCCTTTGCCTGGGCCAAGCGTTCTGCCGACCTGGGCTTTGCGCAGGCGCAACGTTACGTGGGCGCATGCTATGAATTTGGCGTAGGTGTGCCTGTAAATCCGTCAGAAGCCGCTGCATGGTACAGCAAAGCCGCAGCTCAAGGGCTTGAAAAAGAAGGCAATATCTTTAACACCGAACGCGTGTACACCATGCCGTAA
- a CDS encoding methyl-accepting chemotaxis protein, with amino-acid sequence MKLGLLTKMSLYILIPSMLGLALVAGISHRMSEDALRKQTRQDIAAILKGQEVGLNAVFVSMKEALAQIAENRRLRLFLEAYANGAPIDHNDELFLHAHDALKNFTDVNSNIATCGLIAPDGKVIMHSKKGDTQQFSSTIGEDFSKRSYFINGMKGVVSSVGLVSVATKKMTTIIGMPVKDKGKIVGVIYGGTDNDKLANATTNKIDLGDVGLAFVINTEGVIVQHPDLKRIGQKETGSAWVTEVLKNKKGRLEFVNAEGLEKILYYTDMPDEGWILCLELDKTLLYESISDMLVNNVLTAVACALVVGIVIFLSVRSIVHLLGGLSGIAEAIAGGRLECSAAEERLLRTSEKRGDEFSVLSFGMERMMANIKRLLGESEEKTAAAHKATEQARQATERAEQAASQAENARKEGMLAAAGQLEGVADILASASARLSEQIGQSEKAASESAQRLTEAATAMNQMNATVQEVARNASAASSTSEETRSSAENGSSIVQQSLQSIGQVREISHGLKSDMAELNDHAQAINRIMNVISDIADQTNLLALNAAIEAARAGDAGRGFAVVADEVRKLAEKTMASTHDVGNAIKAIQTSTAKSVEVMEVALRQVEVASDFAGQSGEALTHIVNSVELAADQVRAIATASEQQSATSDEINQTIVKINDISMQTARAMDEAAQAVTDLTRQAKALSDLIAEMKRG; translated from the coding sequence ATGAAGCTGGGTCTTTTGACGAAGATGTCACTGTACATCCTTATTCCATCCATGCTTGGCCTGGCCCTTGTGGCTGGCATAAGTCATCGTATGTCTGAAGACGCATTGCGAAAGCAGACCCGGCAGGATATTGCGGCCATTCTGAAAGGGCAGGAAGTGGGCCTGAACGCGGTCTTTGTATCCATGAAGGAAGCGCTTGCCCAAATTGCCGAAAATCGCCGCCTTCGCCTCTTTCTTGAAGCTTATGCCAATGGCGCTCCCATTGACCACAACGATGAGCTTTTTCTCCACGCCCATGACGCCCTCAAGAACTTTACCGATGTGAACAGCAATATTGCCACATGCGGCCTTATTGCTCCTGACGGCAAAGTCATTATGCACAGCAAAAAGGGCGATACGCAGCAGTTCAGCAGCACTATTGGCGAAGATTTTTCAAAGCGCAGCTATTTTATCAACGGCATGAAGGGCGTGGTCAGCTCTGTGGGGCTGGTCAGCGTGGCCACCAAAAAAATGACCACCATCATCGGCATGCCCGTTAAGGACAAAGGCAAGATAGTAGGCGTCATTTACGGGGGTACAGACAACGACAAGCTGGCCAACGCCACCACAAACAAGATTGATCTTGGTGATGTGGGCCTGGCCTTTGTTATCAATACGGAAGGCGTCATTGTACAGCACCCCGACCTGAAGCGCATCGGGCAGAAAGAAACAGGCTCGGCCTGGGTGACGGAAGTTCTTAAAAACAAAAAGGGCCGCCTTGAATTTGTGAATGCCGAAGGGCTTGAAAAAATTCTGTATTATACAGATATGCCCGATGAAGGCTGGATATTGTGTCTGGAGCTGGACAAAACCCTTCTTTATGAGTCCATCAGCGACATGCTGGTCAATAACGTGCTGACGGCGGTGGCTTGCGCCCTTGTGGTAGGCATCGTCATCTTTTTGAGTGTGCGAAGTATCGTGCACCTGCTGGGCGGGCTTTCCGGCATTGCCGAGGCCATTGCTGGCGGCAGGCTCGAATGTTCCGCGGCGGAGGAGCGGCTGCTGCGAACATCTGAAAAAAGAGGCGACGAGTTCAGCGTACTTTCATTTGGCATGGAACGCATGATGGCCAACATCAAGCGCCTGCTGGGCGAGAGCGAGGAAAAAACCGCTGCGGCGCATAAGGCCACAGAACAGGCACGTCAGGCAACTGAACGCGCAGAGCAGGCCGCCAGCCAGGCGGAAAACGCGCGCAAAGAGGGCATGCTTGCTGCTGCGGGGCAGCTTGAAGGCGTGGCGGATATCCTCGCTTCGGCTTCGGCGCGGCTTTCCGAGCAGATAGGGCAGTCAGAGAAGGCTGCCTCAGAATCAGCGCAGCGCCTTACCGAAGCGGCCACAGCCATGAACCAGATGAACGCCACGGTGCAGGAAGTGGCCCGTAACGCTTCGGCTGCTTCGTCCACCTCCGAGGAGACGCGCAGCAGCGCTGAAAATGGTTCAAGCATTGTGCAGCAGTCCCTGCAAAGCATCGGACAGGTGCGCGAGATTTCGCACGGGCTCAAGAGCGACATGGCGGAACTGAACGACCATGCTCAGGCAATTAACCGCATTATGAACGTGATTTCTGACATTGCCGATCAGACCAATCTCCTTGCCCTCAACGCCGCCATAGAGGCCGCCCGTGCTGGCGATGCCGGGCGCGGTTTTGCCGTGGTGGCGGACGAAGTGCGCAAACTGGCAGAAAAAACCATGGCCTCAACCCATGATGTCGGCAATGCCATCAAGGCCATCCAGACCAGCACTGCCAAGAGCGTGGAGGTTATGGAAGTTGCCTTGCGACAGGTGGAGGTTGCCTCTGATTTTGCGGGGCAGTCTGGCGAAGCGCTCACCCACATTGTCAACAGTGTGGAGCTTGCGGCGGATCAGGTGCGCGCCATTGCCACTGCCAGCGAGCAGCAGTCTGCCACCAGCGATGAAATCAACCAGACCATAGTGAAGATTAACGATATCTCCATGCAGACCGCCAGAGCCATGGACGAAGCGGCCCAGGCCGTGACGGATCTTACGCGTCAGGCCAAGGCCTTGAGCGACCTGATTGCAGAAATGAAGCGGGGATAA